In Janibacter cremeus, a genomic segment contains:
- a CDS encoding 1,4-dihydroxy-2-naphthoate polyprenyltransferase: MASLSDWVAGARPRTLPAAIAPVIVGTAAAAAHLDLEEEKPGAVLGFALLALLVSCCLQIGVNYANDYSDGIRGTDEERVGPVRLVGQGLADPANVKTMAFSFFGLGGFFGFALVALSAAWILLPIGALAILAAWRYTGGDNPYGYRGLGEVYVFIFFGLVATLGTLYAQIGTITLVGVLGAIAVGSLASAILVANNLRDIPSDSVTGKTTLAVRLGDARTRRLYLALFAVAAVCTLLMAIWQIWAPVAILGLLMAWPGIKAVKDGATGRALIPALALTGLAELLWAVLLIVPLAV; the protein is encoded by the coding sequence GTGGCCTCACTCTCCGACTGGGTCGCCGGCGCCCGCCCGCGAACCCTCCCTGCAGCGATCGCTCCCGTGATCGTCGGCACGGCTGCCGCCGCAGCCCACCTGGACCTCGAGGAGGAGAAGCCGGGCGCCGTGCTCGGCTTCGCCCTGCTCGCCCTGCTCGTCTCCTGCTGCCTGCAGATCGGCGTCAACTACGCCAACGACTACAGCGACGGCATCCGCGGCACGGACGAGGAGCGCGTCGGCCCGGTCCGCCTCGTCGGGCAGGGCCTGGCCGATCCGGCAAACGTCAAGACGATGGCCTTCTCCTTCTTCGGGCTCGGGGGGTTCTTCGGCTTCGCCCTCGTCGCCCTGAGTGCGGCGTGGATCCTGCTGCCGATCGGCGCGCTCGCGATCCTCGCGGCCTGGCGCTACACCGGCGGCGACAACCCCTACGGCTACCGCGGGCTCGGTGAGGTGTACGTCTTCATCTTCTTCGGCCTCGTCGCCACGCTCGGCACGCTCTACGCCCAGATCGGCACGATCACCCTTGTCGGAGTGCTCGGCGCGATCGCTGTCGGGTCGCTGGCGAGCGCGATCCTCGTGGCCAACAACCTGCGTGACATCCCCTCCGACAGCGTCACCGGCAAGACGACGCTCGCGGTGCGCCTCGGCGATGCACGCACCCGCCGGCTCTACCTCGCGCTCTTCGCGGTGGCCGCCGTGTGCACACTGCTCATGGCGATCTGGCAGATCTGGGCGCCGGTCGCGATCCTGGGGCTGCTCATGGCCTGGCCGGGCATCAAGGCCGTCAAGGACGGAGCCACCGGCCGGGCACTGATCCCCGCACTGGCGCTGACCGGCCTGGCCGAGCTGCTGTGGGCGGTCCTGCTCATCGTCCCGTTGGCCGTCTGA
- a CDS encoding DUF4229 domain-containing protein gives MIRYTLLRFLIFFGCLALFWLLGLRDGNELPWLAVLAALASMVISAVVLKPFRADMITQIEARREAKARAHAARTDTDEAVEDRAQGGSKSAAREADAPAEDEEETYR, from the coding sequence ATGATCCGCTACACCCTGCTCCGGTTCCTGATCTTCTTCGGCTGCCTCGCGCTGTTCTGGCTGCTCGGGCTGAGGGACGGCAACGAGCTGCCCTGGCTGGCCGTCCTCGCCGCCCTGGCGTCGATGGTCATCTCGGCGGTCGTGCTCAAGCCCTTCCGCGCGGACATGATCACCCAGATCGAGGCGCGTCGTGAGGCCAAGGCCCGGGCGCACGCTGCCCGGACCGACACCGACGAGGCCGTCGAGGACCGCGCGCAGGGCGGGAGCAAGTCCGCTGCGCGCGAGGCCGACGCCCCTGCAGAGGACGAGGAGGAGACCTACCGCTGA
- the ccsB gene encoding c-type cytochrome biogenesis protein CcsB, with amino-acid sequence MNNEMLAQYANYALASAALVVTVAMLCYALYLAQAVPVREQVETDTKVPATVGGPSQGDTSEATGDGAAVETPMKARKAAGIAGSLSWLGAGLLLLSFALRGFAVGRFPLGNLFEFSTAGAFFALATFGVASLRRDLRWLGVFVTAFVTLLLMVASTAWYVEADEVVPSLQSYWLPIHVTVATLSVGVFTVGAIVSGLYLLSDRGVGGERFWRKLPPARSLEKFSYSLHIIGFPLWSFTLIAGAIWAREAWGSYWNWDPKEVWTFVIWTVYAAYLHARATKNTSRRSANWIAIAGFACIIINYTVVNFYFIGQHSYAQ; translated from the coding sequence ATGAACAACGAGATGCTGGCCCAGTACGCCAACTACGCGCTGGCCTCCGCCGCGCTGGTGGTCACGGTGGCGATGCTCTGCTACGCCCTCTACCTCGCGCAGGCGGTGCCGGTGCGTGAGCAGGTCGAGACGGACACGAAGGTCCCGGCGACCGTGGGTGGCCCGTCGCAGGGCGACACCTCTGAGGCGACCGGTGACGGGGCTGCCGTCGAGACACCGATGAAGGCGCGCAAGGCCGCCGGTATCGCCGGCTCCCTGTCGTGGCTCGGTGCGGGGCTCCTCCTGCTCTCGTTCGCGCTGCGCGGGTTCGCCGTCGGGCGCTTCCCGCTGGGGAACCTCTTCGAGTTCAGTACCGCCGGCGCCTTCTTCGCCCTGGCCACGTTCGGCGTGGCCTCGCTGCGCCGCGACCTGCGCTGGCTCGGCGTCTTCGTGACCGCCTTCGTCACGCTGCTGCTCATGGTCGCCTCGACCGCGTGGTACGTCGAGGCCGACGAGGTCGTGCCCTCGCTGCAGTCCTACTGGTTGCCGATCCACGTGACCGTCGCGACCCTGTCGGTCGGGGTCTTCACCGTCGGCGCGATCGTCAGTGGGCTGTACCTGCTCAGCGACCGCGGGGTCGGTGGCGAGCGCTTCTGGCGCAAGCTGCCCCCGGCGCGTTCGCTGGAGAAGTTCTCCTACTCGCTGCACATCATCGGGTTCCCGCTGTGGTCCTTCACGCTCATCGCCGGCGCCATCTGGGCGCGCGAGGCCTGGGGTTCCTACTGGAACTGGGACCCGAAGGAGGTGTGGACCTTCGTCATCTGGACGGTCTACGCCGCCTACCTGCACGCCCGGGCGACGAAGAACACCTCGCGGCGCTCGGCGAACTGGATCGCGATCGCCGGTTTCGCCTGCATCATCATCAACTACACGGTCGTGAACTTCTACTTCATCGGCCAGCACAGCTACGCCCAGTGA